A single window of Lentimicrobiaceae bacterium DNA harbors:
- a CDS encoding YebC/PmpR family DNA-binding transcriptional regulator produces MAGHSKWSTIKRKKGAADAKRSKIFSKIIKEITVAVKEGGPDPDTNPRLRLAIANAKGASMPKDNIQRAINKGSDKDGSQYSEITFEGYANGGIAIFIEATTDNQQRTISNVRSYFNKHGGSLGTNGSLSFLFDRKGVFTIPVGDIDRDEFELNIIEAGAEDIEVEDGFYTVYTAMEDFGNMMKKLEELNIEPENAELQRIPKDTNIVDLETAQKILKLIDVFEDDDDVQSVYHNMEITDELMEAIENNA; encoded by the coding sequence ATGGCTGGACATAGTAAGTGGTCAACTATAAAACGTAAAAAGGGCGCGGCAGATGCCAAACGCTCAAAAATATTTTCGAAGATAATAAAAGAAATAACCGTTGCTGTTAAAGAAGGTGGACCCGATCCGGATACTAATCCCAGATTGAGATTAGCTATTGCTAACGCCAAGGGTGCAAGTATGCCTAAGGATAATATCCAAAGAGCTATAAATAAAGGAAGCGACAAAGACGGTAGCCAATACAGCGAGATTACTTTTGAAGGTTATGCCAATGGCGGTATAGCAATATTTATTGAAGCTACTACCGACAATCAACAACGCACCATTAGCAATGTACGTAGTTATTTTAATAAGCATGGCGGTAGTTTGGGTACTAACGGTTCTTTGAGTTTTTTGTTCGACCGTAAAGGCGTTTTTACAATCCCCGTCGGAGATATTGATAGAGATGAATTTGAACTTAACATTATTGAGGCAGGTGCCGAAGATATTGAAGTAGAAGACGGTTTTTATACAGTTTATACTGCTATGGAAGACTTTGGCAACATGATGAAAAAATTAGAAGAACTAAATATAGAGCCCGAAAACGCAGAACTGCAAAGAATACCAAAGGATACAAATATTGTTGACCTTGAAACTGCACAAAAAATTCTTAAGCTGATTGATGTTTTTGAAGATGACGACGATGTGCAATCGGTATATCATAACATGGAAATTACCGATGAGCTTATGGAAGCCATTGAAAATAATGCTTAA